From one Trichlorobacter lovleyi SZ genomic stretch:
- the cbiD gene encoding cobalt-precorrin-5B (C(1))-methyltransferase CbiD — protein MSKELRGGYTTGSCAAAAAQAATLALYGLPVPPCIELTLPDNSRVLLTVEDLQYGKEWCAASVRKDAGDDPDITNGSFVVATVARSSTGGIIFKAGDGVGTVTLPGLAVLPGEPAINPVPRRMIEQAVRQVTGDGLIITIAIPGGRALATKTFNPRLGIEGGLSVLGTTGRVRPFSHQAVQETIRCSFAITLACGIKDPILVPGHIGARAAERHFRIREHQLVEVGNEWGYLLKLAAVEPLERLLLLGHPGKLVKLAAGQWDTHSARSDSALPVVTRRCIELLGSAPDGTPTVEGLFQALEPAERLILGNALADDTVASIIRTFSPGFPVAAVLTDNNGDWLGSNGDLTAWQGKESLL, from the coding sequence GTGAGTAAAGAACTGCGAGGCGGCTACACCACCGGCAGTTGCGCTGCTGCCGCCGCCCAGGCGGCAACCCTGGCGTTGTACGGTCTGCCGGTGCCCCCCTGCATTGAACTGACCCTGCCGGACAACAGCCGGGTGCTGCTGACGGTGGAGGATCTGCAGTACGGCAAAGAATGGTGTGCTGCTTCGGTGCGTAAGGATGCGGGAGATGACCCGGATATTACCAACGGCTCTTTTGTGGTGGCTACGGTTGCCCGTTCCAGCACAGGCGGCATTATTTTCAAGGCCGGTGATGGGGTGGGTACCGTAACCCTGCCCGGTCTGGCGGTTCTCCCTGGAGAACCGGCCATTAACCCGGTACCGCGCCGGATGATTGAACAGGCGGTGCGACAGGTAACCGGTGACGGCCTGATCATTACCATCGCCATTCCGGGCGGCAGAGCGCTGGCAACAAAGACCTTCAACCCGCGCCTGGGGATTGAAGGCGGGCTGTCGGTGCTGGGCACCACCGGACGGGTGCGGCCTTTCAGCCATCAGGCGGTGCAGGAGACCATCCGCTGTTCCTTTGCCATTACCCTGGCCTGCGGCATCAAAGACCCGATCCTGGTGCCGGGGCATATCGGGGCACGGGCAGCCGAGCGTCACTTCAGGATCAGGGAACACCAACTGGTGGAGGTGGGCAACGAATGGGGCTACCTGCTCAAGCTCGCCGCAGTTGAACCGCTTGAACGTCTGTTGCTGCTGGGGCATCCCGGCAAACTGGTCAAGCTGGCTGCCGGGCAATGGGATACCCATTCGGCCCGCTCCGATTCTGCCCTGCCGGTGGTAACCAGACGCTGTATCGAGCTATTGGGCAGCGCACCGGACGGGACACCAACCGTGGAGGGACTGTTTCAGGCCCTTGAACCGGCAGAACGCCTGATCCTGGGAAACGCTTTGGCTGATGATACTGTTGCGTCGATTATCCGTACCTTTTCCCCCGGATTTCCGGTGGCGGCGGTGCTGACCGATAACAATGGCGACTGGCTGGGCAGCAACGGCGACCTTACCGCCTGGCAAGGAAAGGAATCTCTTCTATGA
- the cobK gene encoding precorrin-6A reductase produces MILLLGGTSETAPLAAAFAEQGWPTLVSTATDAVLELPEHALVSRRHGRLNQQQMEELICREQIRLLVDATHPFATAAHATALAAATSIGIPYLRWQRMGCDRYGEENISVTSHSEAAQRAVSFGRPILLTSGSRNLLPYTKAATTADVTLFVRVLPHPESEHSCCEAGLIPDQIIAARGPFSVEDTVQLIQRYQIGTLVTKDSGVAGGLPEKLEAARLTGCRVIIIHQPEQPDGIAVYNAIADITAALAAHQEQPCNNQK; encoded by the coding sequence GTGATTCTGCTGTTGGGGGGCACCAGCGAGACAGCGCCGTTGGCCGCTGCCTTTGCGGAGCAAGGCTGGCCGACCCTGGTCTCTACCGCAACCGACGCTGTGCTGGAGCTGCCTGAACACGCATTGGTATCACGTCGGCATGGTCGTCTGAATCAACAGCAGATGGAAGAACTGATTTGCCGGGAACAGATCAGGCTGCTGGTGGATGCCACCCATCCCTTTGCAACGGCTGCCCACGCAACCGCATTGGCTGCGGCAACCTCCATTGGCATCCCGTATCTACGTTGGCAACGCATGGGCTGTGACCGGTACGGTGAAGAGAACATCAGCGTAACCAGCCATAGTGAAGCAGCGCAACGGGCGGTTTCCTTTGGCAGACCGATCCTGTTGACCAGCGGTTCCCGTAACCTGCTGCCCTATACAAAGGCTGCTACCACTGCCGATGTCACCCTCTTTGTCAGGGTGTTGCCGCACCCGGAATCGGAGCATTCCTGTTGCGAGGCCGGGTTAATACCTGACCAGATCATTGCGGCCAGGGGGCCGTTTTCCGTTGAAGATACCGTCCAACTGATTCAGCGCTATCAGATCGGCACGCTGGTCACCAAAGACAGCGGCGTTGCCGGTGGCCTGCCGGAAAAACTTGAGGCGGCCCGCCTGACCGGCTGCCGCGTCATTATCATCCACCAGCCAGAACAACCGGACGGCATTGCGGTCTATAACGCTATTGCAGACATTACTGCTGCACTGGCAGCGCACCAGGAGCAACCATGCAACAACCAGAAATAA
- the cobJ gene encoding precorrin-3B C(17)-methyltransferase, with product MQAINHSSVVAGYTPYIESLADLTNGKELIVSGMMQERERCRAALQRAYEGATVALVSSGDAGVYGMAGLALEMAEAESLQVAIEIIPGISAANAAAARLGAPLMLDYACISLSDLLVPWERIRRRIELLAEADMVLALYNPRSTKRVRQLEETVEILRRHRPATTPVGIVTAASSPDETITLTTLSGLLEQSVTMRSLVIIGNSDTRLLNGLLVTSRGYSL from the coding sequence GTGCAAGCCATCAACCACAGCAGTGTAGTGGCGGGCTACACCCCCTATATTGAGTCACTGGCTGATCTGACCAACGGCAAGGAGCTGATCGTCTCCGGCATGATGCAGGAGCGTGAACGCTGTCGTGCCGCCCTGCAGCGGGCGTACGAAGGGGCAACCGTGGCGCTGGTTTCTTCCGGTGATGCCGGTGTCTACGGCATGGCCGGACTGGCGCTGGAAATGGCCGAGGCTGAATCATTGCAGGTGGCGATTGAGATCATCCCCGGTATCTCTGCCGCCAATGCCGCCGCTGCCCGGTTGGGTGCGCCGCTGATGCTGGACTATGCCTGCATCAGCTTAAGCGACCTGCTGGTACCGTGGGAGCGGATCAGACGCCGGATAGAACTTTTGGCCGAGGCAGATATGGTGCTGGCCCTGTACAACCCACGTAGCACCAAACGGGTCAGACAACTGGAAGAAACGGTGGAAATTCTGCGACGCCATCGTCCGGCCACCACGCCGGTGGGGATTGTCACCGCCGCCAGCAGCCCGGATGAAACCATCACCCTGACCACGCTGAGCGGCCTGCTGGAACAGAGCGTCACCATGCGTTCATTGGTGATCATCGGCAACAGCGACACCCGCCTGCTAAACGGACTGCTGGTGACCTCGCGGGGGTACTCCCTGTGA
- a CDS encoding cobalt-precorrin 5A hydrolase encodes MKTALITLSAEGLALLQKIRSFEPEADLYVHHAVTDLPTDAIPFSAVIPLTAEIFQRYRELVYAAPAGVVVRALAPVLQHKLSDPAVVVTDLHGRWMVSLLSGHEGGANDCALRLANLIGAEPVITTSSEALKRIIVGIGCRRGTSAERIMAAITEGVQLAGCRMEQVRLLASADLKADEKGLLEAASRLDIPLRIIPSDEIRHTARRFGHSDFVQAKVRLPAVAEPAALLAGRRTQLLLPKTIIQGVTVAVAQEGCLS; translated from the coding sequence ATGAAAACCGCTCTGATTACCTTGTCTGCTGAAGGTCTGGCACTGCTGCAGAAGATTCGCAGCTTTGAACCGGAGGCGGACCTGTACGTCCATCACGCGGTAACGGATCTGCCTACTGATGCGATCCCCTTTTCAGCGGTCATTCCGTTAACCGCTGAAATTTTCCAACGTTACCGCGAGCTGGTCTATGCCGCCCCGGCTGGCGTGGTGGTACGGGCGCTGGCGCCGGTGCTGCAACACAAATTAAGCGATCCGGCTGTGGTGGTGACTGACCTGCACGGACGCTGGATGGTCAGCCTGCTGTCCGGCCATGAAGGGGGTGCCAACGACTGTGCCCTGCGTCTGGCCAACCTGATCGGCGCAGAGCCGGTGATCACCACCTCGTCCGAGGCGCTGAAAAGGATTATTGTCGGAATCGGCTGCCGCCGGGGTACCTCCGCAGAACGGATCATGGCCGCCATTACCGAAGGGGTACAGTTGGCTGGCTGCCGCATGGAGCAGGTACGTCTACTGGCCTCGGCGGACCTGAAAGCCGATGAAAAAGGTCTGCTGGAGGCGGCCAGCAGATTGGACATACCGCTCAGGATCATTCCGTCCGATGAGATCAGGCATACTGCCCGGCGCTTCGGACATTCGGATTTTGTACAGGCAAAGGTCAGACTACCGGCGGTTGCTGAACCGGCGGCGCTTTTGGCCGGAAGGAGGACACAATTACTACTACCCAAAACCATCATACAGGGGGTCACCGTAGCGGTGGCACAGGAAGGCTGTTTGTCGTAG
- the cobM gene encoding precorrin-4 C(11)-methyltransferase: protein MMVYFVGAGPGDPELLTRKAERLLRNAAVCIYAGSLVNPDILTLLPPDAERHDSASMTLEQTVAAMRGAAERGLDTIRLHSGEPALYGAIREQMNLLDQYGISYQVVPGISAFQAAAAALTTELTAPEVSQTVILTRTAGRTPMPEKESLEQLAASRSTLCIYLSTHKIDEVSTTLTPFYGPDCPVAVVYHASWPDQQILRGTLVDIARQAAQAGLQKTALIVVGHALGRDIPASKLYDAAFSHEYRIATEP, encoded by the coding sequence ATGATGGTTTATTTTGTTGGCGCCGGACCGGGTGACCCCGAGCTGTTGACCCGTAAGGCAGAACGGCTGCTGCGTAACGCAGCGGTATGTATCTATGCCGGATCGCTGGTCAATCCAGATATTCTAACCCTTTTACCGCCGGATGCGGAGCGTCACGACTCGGCAAGCATGACCCTGGAGCAGACCGTGGCGGCTATGCGGGGTGCTGCAGAGCGGGGGCTTGACACGATTCGGCTCCATTCCGGCGAACCGGCCCTGTACGGCGCAATCCGCGAACAGATGAACCTGCTTGACCAGTACGGCATCAGCTATCAGGTGGTGCCGGGGATCAGCGCCTTCCAGGCTGCTGCGGCGGCGCTCACAACCGAGCTGACCGCACCGGAGGTCTCCCAGACCGTGATCCTGACCCGTACTGCCGGACGGACGCCGATGCCGGAAAAGGAGTCGCTGGAACAGTTGGCAGCCAGCCGTTCCACCCTCTGCATTTACCTTTCAACCCACAAGATTGACGAGGTAAGCACAACTCTGACCCCGTTCTACGGCCCGGACTGCCCGGTTGCCGTGGTCTACCACGCCTCCTGGCCGGATCAGCAAATCTTGAGGGGAACTCTTGTTGACATTGCCCGACAGGCGGCCCAGGCGGGCTTACAGAAGACCGCCCTGATCGTGGTGGGCCATGCCCTGGGGCGGGATATTCCGGCATCAAAGCTCTATGATGCGGCCTTTTCCCATGAATACCGCATCGCCACAGAGCCATGA
- the cobI gene encoding precorrin-2 C(20)-methyltransferase — translation MNCFERALPGHFYAVGVGPGAPDLLTLRAARLVETADVIIAPRSNKSDESLAVTAIRPLLDKQELIENSYPMERNQAATRQCWADAADLAATRCKQGQSVVQITIGDPLFYSTSAYLLEALAELLPTEQIHVVPGISAMQAAAARFGTPLTIQDDRLILMPAVRLEQVEEALTRCETLVLYKVGPRLKELTALLAGHGLLERARLVCHVEQEGREVIISRLTSNLPEAMGYMSTVIVQLGRKGWE, via the coding sequence ATGAACTGTTTTGAACGGGCGCTGCCCGGTCATTTTTACGCCGTTGGCGTCGGTCCCGGCGCCCCGGATCTGCTGACCCTGCGAGCTGCCCGGCTGGTGGAGACCGCCGATGTCATCATCGCCCCCCGTTCCAATAAAAGCGATGAAAGTCTTGCCGTTACCGCCATCCGTCCGTTGCTGGATAAACAGGAGCTGATTGAAAACAGCTACCCGATGGAGCGCAATCAGGCGGCTACCCGCCAGTGCTGGGCCGATGCAGCGGATCTGGCAGCAACGCGCTGCAAACAGGGACAGTCGGTCGTGCAGATCACCATTGGCGACCCCCTATTCTACAGCACCAGCGCCTACCTGCTGGAGGCGTTGGCAGAACTGCTGCCGACAGAACAGATCCATGTCGTGCCGGGCATCAGCGCCATGCAGGCCGCAGCGGCCCGCTTCGGCACTCCCCTGACCATTCAGGATGACCGCCTGATCCTGATGCCTGCGGTAAGACTTGAACAGGTGGAAGAGGCACTTACCCGCTGCGAAACCCTGGTGCTGTACAAGGTTGGCCCCCGCCTGAAAGAGTTGACAGCGTTGCTGGCCGGTCACGGCCTACTGGAACGGGCCAGACTGGTCTGCCATGTGGAACAGGAAGGTCGCGAGGTGATCATCAGCCGCCTGACGAGCAACCTGCCGGAGGCAATGGGCTATATGTCTACGGTGATTGTGCAGCTTGGCCGGAAAGGCTGGGAGTGA
- the cbiE gene encoding precorrin-6y C5,15-methyltransferase (decarboxylating) subunit CbiE — protein sequence MQQPEISLIGMGVGGLDGLSGAARKAIMHAELLIGHPRHLALFSAHPGDKIPLGKLPDLLQLLEKTSKRTAVLASGDPLYFGVGRFLLNHLPKQRIRIISNISSVQYAFALIKEPWDDALVLSAHGRKLTDILGRIADADKVCILTDQENSPKEIAQELLKQKSAPHTVWLCEDLGLPTEKATCTDLPSLLQLPCSDLNILIFIR from the coding sequence ATGCAACAACCAGAAATAAGCCTGATCGGCATGGGAGTCGGCGGTCTGGACGGCCTGAGCGGTGCCGCCCGTAAGGCGATCATGCACGCAGAACTGCTAATCGGCCACCCGCGCCATCTGGCGCTGTTTTCTGCACATCCCGGCGATAAAATCCCCCTGGGAAAACTGCCTGATCTGTTGCAACTGCTTGAAAAAACCAGTAAAAGAACCGCTGTGCTGGCCTCCGGTGACCCGCTCTACTTTGGCGTGGGACGCTTCCTGCTGAACCATCTGCCCAAGCAGCGAATCAGGATCATCAGCAATATCTCCAGCGTGCAGTATGCCTTTGCCCTGATCAAAGAACCTTGGGACGACGCGCTGGTGCTGTCGGCCCACGGCAGAAAACTTACTGATATCCTTGGCAGGATTGCTGATGCAGACAAGGTCTGCATCCTGACTGATCAGGAGAACAGCCCAAAGGAAATTGCACAGGAACTGCTGAAACAGAAATCAGCCCCCCACACGGTATGGCTGTGTGAAGACCTGGGACTGCCCACGGAAAAAGCTACCTGCACCGACCTGCCCAGTCTGCTACAGCTCCCCTGCTCAGATCTGAACATCCTGATTTTCATACGGTAA